The following are from one region of the Methanoculleus caldifontis genome:
- a CDS encoding thiamine pyrophosphate-dependent enzyme, translated as MKGTEALALAILRAADRCYAVPGYPVTDLVASAGAALTVNEKVALEYALGDSLSGRRAAVIVKNVGLNACADPLVHATAQGLRAGVVVVVGDDLRAAGSDVVQDSRYYGEVARVPVIEPDCETIGQAVEAAFEVSETFSRVALVRVTPDLLEADVPEPSFLRNDREGSLAEPDLTMAGRARAADRRTAAMFAWSRSSPLNRSAGGAFRAVTVYPPPADPEVLALVPETGRPFLSEHRLLSPPEPAGEPERFSSRGYCRTFCRTCPFHSALGILSERGMRVVCDAGCAILAMNPPYRVGLATYGLGSSVAVAATGPGVALTGDYALLHSGLNALIDVYERNLPLLCIVLANNRMGMTGGHPVPEILRYIAWADPVICAADDTAALRRALVPPRGGPRTVIVEGACPEGEEHATVAYRDL; from the coding sequence ATGAAGGGCACCGAGGCGCTCGCCCTCGCGATCCTCCGGGCTGCCGACCGCTGCTACGCCGTCCCCGGCTACCCGGTCACGGACCTCGTTGCCTCGGCCGGGGCCGCGCTCACCGTCAACGAGAAGGTGGCGCTCGAGTACGCCCTCGGCGACTCGCTCTCCGGGAGGAGGGCCGCCGTGATCGTCAAGAATGTCGGCCTCAACGCCTGCGCCGACCCGCTGGTCCACGCCACCGCCCAGGGTCTCCGGGCGGGGGTCGTGGTGGTCGTCGGCGACGATCTCCGCGCGGCCGGATCGGACGTCGTGCAGGACTCGCGTTACTACGGCGAGGTGGCCCGGGTGCCGGTCATCGAGCCCGACTGCGAGACGATCGGCCAGGCCGTCGAGGCGGCCTTCGAGGTCTCGGAGACCTTTTCACGGGTCGCTCTCGTCAGGGTCACGCCCGACCTCCTCGAAGCGGACGTCCCGGAACCTTCCTTCCTCCGCAACGACCGCGAGGGGAGCCTCGCGGAACCGGACCTCACGATGGCCGGACGGGCGCGGGCAGCGGACCGGCGGACGGCGGCGATGTTTGCCTGGTCGCGGTCCTCGCCTCTCAACCGCTCCGCCGGAGGGGCGTTCCGCGCCGTCACCGTCTACCCGCCCCCGGCAGACCCTGAGGTGCTCGCCCTGGTCCCCGAGACCGGCCGCCCCTTCCTCTCCGAGCACCGGCTGCTCTCCCCTCCAGAACCCGCCGGAGAACCGGAGCGGTTCTCCTCGCGGGGCTACTGCCGGACGTTCTGCCGGACCTGCCCGTTCCATTCCGCGCTCGGTATCCTCTCCGAACGCGGGATGCGGGTCGTCTGCGACGCCGGGTGCGCGATCCTCGCGATGAACCCCCCCTACCGGGTCGGGCTTGCGACCTACGGCCTCGGCTCGTCGGTCGCCGTGGCGGCGACCGGTCCGGGCGTCGCGCTCACCGGCGACTACGCGCTCCTGCACTCGGGGTTAAACGCCCTCATCGACGTCTACGAACGAAACCTCCCGCTCCTCTGTATCGTCCTCGCGAACAACCGGATGGGGATGACCGGCGGTCACCCCGTCCCCGAGATCCTTCGCTACATCGCCTGGGCGGACCCGGTCATCTGCGCTGCGGACGACACCGCAGCGCTTCGCCGGGCCCTCGTCCCCCCGAGAGGGGGACCCCGGACGGTGATCGTCGAAGGCGCCTGCCCTGA